The genomic stretch CCTGCTTCCATGACGCGTAAATTTTAAGGTCCGTAGGATAATGGTCGTCGTAACTTGTGAAGCAGAAGGCGTCCAGAAAGCCACTCATGCTGCTTCTAATCCCGACGCAACAGACATCGAACACTGACCTCTAGATGATCGCCGATGTTGACCACGAAAGAGTTGGGAATGGGCTCGACGGTGATCCACTTGCCGCGAAGTTGAACCTGGAGCCCCTTGATATCGTCCTGCAACAGGAGAGTGAGGAAGCCGTAGTCGGAATGGGGCGGCATTCCGAGTGTCAGATCGGGTTCAGGGCAGGGTGGATAGTAGTTTATGACCACGAGGTGCGTTCCATCATCGAATTCCTCGAGGTAGCCACTGTTCACTCCCAGGATCTCAAGGACCGCTGCCATGATATCACAGAACAAGGATTTGATTTGCTTAGCATATGAAACCGCCTCATCCCTGCATCAACCATAACATCAGATACAACAACTACCTACTCCTACAACATTCCATGATTATCTAGTCGGATATATTCTGGCAAGTGACACAGAAGCCATGATTAATGATTTGCTTTTCTTTCGCTGGCTTCTTTTTGCATATCCTCAATAATAGCATTTTTCTTCTTTGTCACATAAAAGCATTTCTGGCCAGTAAGAGTGACATAGAAAAAAATATCACCCAGGCGACCAACCACAAAGATAACGTTTGATCTACAGAGAGCTAAGGTTGTGGCTGCAGAGAAGGTTCCTAGAAGCATCTAAGAGTGACAAAGACATGCGAAACATACATTAGTTATCTATATGACTGAAGTGCTACTACCATATATTCTTTAATCGGGGTGGCTACCTGTGCTACCGGATGTGCTGGCTCACACTAATGAAGTACCGACAGCCCCAAAACCAGTTAATCTCAGAGCAGCTATGCACTGGGCATCACAGTGCATGTTAGTAGACTTGTCCCCATTGTTTCCAAATCTTTTATTGAATAGATCACTGCTTCCGAGTCTACTGCTATGACGGCTATATTTATCTGCTGCATAGGATTACTCAACAGGGGGATGGCATCTCGTTGTTTCCAAGATTTTGTGGCAGGATTACTGTGGGATGAACGTTGATAGCATGGGCAACTGTGCATGAATCAAGCGAATGCATTCTGATGGACAACACACCACGTGGGAGGGAACCTCACCTCAAATCCATTGGAGCAGAGGGCCAGAACGGGAGGACCTCCTCCAGTGGATGGCAGCTGAGCTTCAAGAAGTCCCTCCAACAGAACACGCTGTCCTGTATCTGGTTGTAGCTGGTGCCGTACCTCACCGGCCCCCTGATGTCGCTCGTCATGTACTTGGATCTCTCCTCCAGTGGGAGCCCGAAGAATCTCCTCCCGACATCCATTATTCTCCGTAGAGCTTCGCTGCTCATGCCGTGGTTCACCACCTACACGCAACACACAGCGATCACAACCATGTTCTATAACGTCTACCGATCATATGAACTCAAGGAACCACCAAAGCAGACACCTGGAAGAAGCCATACTCCCTGCACGCTCTATCCAAGCACTCCAAAACTCGACCGCGATCCGGCGTACGCAGTCGAGCCACATCAATCACGGGCAGCCTTAGATTGGAACCAGTGTTATCCTTCCTCTCATGTGGAGCAACTTGAGGCCGGTCCGGGACAGGGAGGATGTACTTGGCAGGGACCCTCGAAATGCCACTCTCGCACAGGTGCCTTACCCCCTTCACGTAGTTTTCATCAGCTGTCTCTTCTTCCCTTCCGCCAGCCCCCACCACCACGTCCATTGCCACCATTTCCTTGGTTCTTCTGCTTGAGAAAAACCTGGACAGGGTGtgtatgagagagagaaagaaggcaATCAAGTGTGCTGGAAGAAGATGGATGGAATGCGATGAAGGGGTAgaggtacatatatatatatatatatatatattttagaccCGGAGGGTGGGGTTTTTGGGGGTGGTAATGTATGGCCATGGCAACACTAGAAGGAACTATTCCGAAACCGCGGTCTTTCTTTCGGAGCTCCGTAATCCGGACCACGGTTCACATGCTGGCGTCACGAACAAATCTCACCCGAAAGCTTCGATTCGGTCATTTACATGGTTCGACGCACTATATCCCAACCATCCAAATGTGGTGGCGACGATCCACACACATCGATGGCGCCGAACGGAGTCCATCAATTGGATCATCAAACTATTCGTCGGCGACCCCAACCCCGAGCCCAGACCTGGTCAAACCGGCAGTCAATTGGGGTACGAGCTGACTTGCCTCCACCACCCGATTCCACcgcataataatgataataaaagatCGAGGAGCGAGTCGTCGGCTCACTCGAAGCAAGCAAGTTCGGAAGGCAAGAGGGAGGTTGACCTTTTGGAGCGTAGTGATAAGAAAAAGACGTGACGTCGCGTTTCAGCGTCACGTTTTGTTGGGGGGGGGGAAGGAAGGCTTCAGCTCGGAAATAAGAATGGACTGGATGAGATCGGAGATTGCAGATCTAACGCCGGATGCTGTGTGGTCGGGTGTTTTGACTTGCGGCGGATGCAAACAAATCCCTTCTCCATTAAACAAAAATGGGGGAGAGAAATTGATGCCGCTGGTTTCATCAAGAACGCAGAATTGTCCATCTACTCGGCTGCCGAACTACCATAAAAGGATGAAGTCAGAGAGCACTCCGACGGTGACATGAAATTTTCTTGCATAAAATAATGATCAAGTCAAACAATAAATAATTCCGGAATCAACTAACGCTGCACGGAGGTTGGTTGCCCGCTACCTCTTCGAAAGCACCACAAATTAATCGAAGATTTCTATCATCTTCGAGTCTTCTGCAGCTCCAGATAAAGAATATTTAGTAACAATTTCATCAGAGATTGTGCCAGAACAAAGTCAtccaataagagagagagagagagagagagagagagagagagagagagtgataaaTTATGTGAAGCAAGGATGACAAGCCGGATGACAACTGCTCCGACCTGATGGCCAGTGATGCAAGAACACATGGCTGGCGTTGTGCAGCTGGGAGCTAATAATACGATGATGACTTCCTAAAAGTTGGCGTATCGTCTGAGATTGGTATCGACTCCTACGTTATAGGGGTTGCGTGGTGCTCACGTACGCTGCAGCTGTTGGTGGCAACATGCACACATGCACAGCATTATTAGCGTTGCACCTCTGGCTCTCAATTTAAAAGCCTATCTAAAATTTTGGACCCCGTGCTCTTCATCCCATCATTGCTATATCATCGAATAATGTATATAATTATTGATTGCTGTCGAGCATAATGAGCATGATTAGACCACCCAAGAATGAATGGATGACTGCTGGATCACAATACCTGCAATAACGCACCGAAAGGGAATCAGACAAGTCATTTACCATCTTACCCACGAGAAGATGCACCAGTCAACAGTGACCTCCACAAGCTATCGTGCAAGAATTAAAATAGTAATAGATGAAAAAAAAAGCTATATTGATGCACAATTCCTTTTGTATCTCTGAGAGCAATAGTATGTGCCTAAGCACCCAATCTTATGTTACATCTGTTGTTACTCTAGTGGATATCTGCGTGCATGATGCAGTGCGGGTTGGATCCCCAAGTAAGAATCCTCTTTTCCGAATCAAATCCGACGAGAAGCAACGAATTTGTATAGCTTATAATATAACTGTCATCTTAACGAGATTGGATATCTCGAGGGGTAAGAACCCAGTCATTaatatcaaatcaacaaagtgGAACAAAATCAATGACCTTTGTGATCTCTCTAGGAAAAGATTTGGTGGTGCTTTTGTCTTTCTTTTTTACTCGGAGATTGATCCCACCTGTTAGCCAAGCCGGCTACACCATATCCCTAAGACACTGAACTTTAGAGGTGAAGATGAAGATATCGAACACAATGTAAGAAAGATTTGGTGGCGATCGAGTGACTAGATCTTCTTACGAGTCTTCTCTGGCAAGAATATTCTATGCTGCATGCTTCTCCGTTCATTGGACGTATCCAAGATGGTGGTCGTTGGAATCTGGGTATGGAAATATGACAattgataaaattaatttaaataattaggaTTTCGATGagtagttgatttttttttttgcatggatAAGAATGAGAAGGTCCGTTGGACTttagttaaatttttttttaaagtataCTTTATCCTTTTGACTAATATAAGTTTAAGATAATAAGTACTTTtattatattctttttcttttacttcaAGATCTACAAACACCAAACAAACATAATATCAAAGTCTTATTCAAAGAAGACCAGCATAAAtatgttaattaaaaaaaatttaaaagataaaagaaataaGAAGACTTACATCTTTGTATAACTTACATCATCTCATTTTCTCTtaaacacacttatattcatgatatatggagtagtatctagcataaataaatcattatgtaaTGTTTCTTGATCTTATTATCCACTATtactgaacaaccattattctcaaaactaatttatatccactaactatcaaacatgaaatgaaaataatatttttgataatagaaggaataaaataatatgtatccaatacaataatagctctaccaagtATATGTAATGTGACTTCATCGACAACAACAATAGTAACTCTTGCTCTATTGTCCATCTTGAGATCTATCTCACCTTTCACCAATCTCCGAGATCTTGCTAGAATCTACAataaattacagatgtgataagtactaccgaaatccaatacccatgtattatcataaaaatctaacaaatggagactgataaaAAATATACCTAAAGCTTCTACAAGCTTCTGTTATGccttttctacaaggtactccttATAGTTCTTCTTCCAAtatccatctttgccatagtggaaggacTGGTCTTTGTCCTTCATTGGGTCATTcttggcaacctttgctttactcggtCTGTTGTTGCCTTTACCCTTTTAAGGGACttctctactttccttttctttttagtatcactagcatagagaactagcttctcttttttgatagtgctctcagcctttctcaacatattgaggagctcaaagagagtcacatcaagcttattcatattaacatTTATGATaaactaagaaaaaaaatctagtagggactaaaacacaagatccacacacatgtTATCCTCTAGAGCCATTCTtagacctatgagtttttctatctactcaatcatcttaaagATATGGTTATGAACCGAtgtctcctcagtcatcctagcatagaagagactcttaaatatctcatatcgttgaatccttccctgttcctcaaataatttgtggagatgtaggagaatgaatttgacatctatctttttattctgtctctATAACTTggaagtcatagagcccaacatataacattgagcaaaagtggagtaatctatatacttcatgtagcgagtgatctctgttaggatcaagagcactaagagggggggggtgaatgagtgcagcggaaatctttcgacgataaaaacgttcgaacgataaaaacgatttcggtgtgaaagccgattctaagattactttaacttaagatcaagcgagatgacgttaaagtcaatctatgaaggcagtttgcagttatgatgaaaaccagaatatgagcgcaaactgaaatatgacgtttgtacgaagaaactgatttacgtctaaatgctgattcgtaaatcacttgattaggcgagatgcagcttaagcaaggatattaaggcagtttgcagttaagatagaaatcaaaacgtaaacgcaaactgaaatattatgatcgtacgaaaaaacagatttacgtctaaacgctgattcggaaagtgcaaagcttgaaacccgatcgtatatgcgcagaaagcagtaagatttagaggaggtttgcagtaaagataaaatgctcaaagtaaatgcaaaccgagatttagagtggttcggtcaatcttgacatactccacttttggcttcctccaccgacgaggtcaccgacgtcaactagaggccttccttcaataggcgaaggccaaccacccttttatagtttcactccttttgacgggcttaggagacaacccttacagaattttctctcctctctttatagctcagaacttggaagaaaagagggagaaggacttttggcctttacaacaattttgagctctaaaaatcacaaaacaagatcaagatttcggtgtgtattctgtgtgctttcagtgctgaatgggtggggtatttataggccccaacccagttcaaatttggagctcaaaactgtcaattctcggaattccgggatcaggcggttgcacctcccgactggagcggttgcaccgcctggcagagctcgaaggctgagcctctaggtagtgccacctcctgtcaggggtggttgcacctcctgccagagctcgaaggccgagctcaggcggtgcaacctcctgactgaggcggttgcaccgctcagctagtgctcggagaccgagcccaagcggtgccacctcctgtcaagagaggttgcaccgcccagtctcgctcggagactgagcccaagcggtgccatcgcctggctggagcggttgcacctcccagtctcgctcggagactgagctcaggcggtgcaacctcctgccttgggcggttcaaccgcctggcagaaatcagggtccgaatgggttgatccattcggcccaatttgggtttttcaggggcccaattgccccatgattaagttaatgggatcacctcccatttccaacttaatcattgtgccaactacgatattccctaagacatttactgcaacttgctccggtgcgtcaatcgcttcttccgacaagcttccggcgaacttccgtcgatcatccgatgaaccctcggtgatgctcctgcggacttccgacaaactcctggacttgcgacgatccacttggcgagttccgacgagcttccggcgaacttccgtcgatcatccaatgaaccctcggtgatgctcctacggacttccggcaaactcctggacttgcgacgatccacttggcgagttccgacgagcttctttggcaagctcatggacttctcggatttgttcctgcagaacctccgatgactgtccgaacttccgtcgaactctcgaactcccaacgtgatcattgtcttgactccagcgcaactcctgctgcatgtcttactttcatcgtagttaatcctgcacacttatctcaacatatagattagataacaaatgacaattgacttcatcatcaaaatccgagattcaacaatctccccatttttgatgatgacaatcaattgataatggagttaaccttcactccccctgtctatatgccatacttgagataagtcattttagaattcaaaacctttgaattcaagagacatattgataagttaaaatcatttaaacttatcaatactcccatcatgattcccatcatgatgtatctctctgaagatgatgtcaaggcttgacattcattttcaaattttacattacatatttgaatgatggtaatagtagcaattcatcatattgtaagatatcaacatgtaaaaccgtgaagtaagattttgatatcattacatgatgcacacatttcaaatgatgttttagcaattattgcatttcatcacatggtaagatatcaatacgtaaaattacgatgcaagttttttgtctgatatcttgacctgattatagcaatcatagcatctcttggtgatgcgagcatggcattaatactcatatatttctccccctttgtcatcaacaaaaagcatggtaattatgataccaggagaataatataagcaaattttaagcatcagtgtgataattgttcatgcctttactcggttcatgttattttccaatagtaagtgataggaaatcaattatacaagcatgatatgtagatcactttgaatacttcttcctttttatttgttataatctttttgcatgaaggaggaaggccatttgtgataccagctatttgtgagtttacactgagtgaagttaaaaccgatgagagattaaatcatggttcaggtatcaagatatgtatgtgaagcaaatctttgcaagtaaaaacactattattcatatttcaagatggaattcataagcaggaatcatttcatcaaatccatttcagaaaaatatttttcacatataagtgtatgagaaaatctgatttttaggataccaattgttaagcgaatccacacatgaaatgaacactttcatgcattcggacaagattatgctacagattttcaaatacaatcatgaagacaaaacatgcttattattatggaaatttttgtattcagcacataatttccaacatgttatcttggcatgtaatgacaatcaagtgatttgatcattcaataaagtccgaaggactagtttatgtactcggacacatcaacattcctaattctcttcttatgaaatcaaattgttcttcacttagaggttttataaaaatatcagctagttgatgtttaatataacatgacacatcaactgcattggtatatcattttcacaaatcatatttatcatggaaatcaagacacaaggttttcaaaaacatttagtttcgatgtaaaatcggacagtgagtaacgagattaaacaatgagtgatgtttgtaactctgctcacaaataaatacatcaggtaaccagatcaaggatcaaggcacaaggcattgtgatcatagtgagtaacataaagagtttacaatacacatacaagctcattcaggagatggaaaattaaaatgcctaaataaagagtcaaattgtcgatgaatttgctgcagctcagataggatttgatcttgttgatgttcaagccgttcttgtctttattcaaatcgatccatccgaatcccaatatcttcgacagatgatgtatgagttggctcaaatgaatgtgtttcctcaaagggacagatcggaggagattgagtacccctaaagactggtgtttccggttctggttcaggttgagggggatcagttcttctaggcattctaacccagttaccgtttctataaatacatcttaatcggtgaagtagatttttatttattatgctaaacctatctacttttattacttcttcttccggtggtattagaatatcgtaggctttcagcattctagtgattataccaccatatggaagcattatgtctttcttagatagttctaacatgttttgctggataagataaccaagacagatgtcatgtcctttcatgatcaaatacatagttcctaattctaattagcttacttcatcatgatggtattgtttagggagaatgatgctagttaggatatgatgaagtaccttagtgtttagtggcagtagatgttcacaacttttaggaacaaatgttaagttgggattgacgaaaatagttcctaaggcttcaacatatgttgtcccaacagtttcatcatcccatgatcctctaaagtaaagtcctttaCTTTTTATGTGAATGCTTataatgtcgcaaatgaatttatccgtaatggagatgtgttgtcctaagagatagatagacattctttcttcttcatctacttatatgttgttgtaaaacaatctaacaagtcttggatagatgggttcattaatttgtaaaatagggagtagatctaagtttgctaaccattggattgtctctaagtctcttagttcatttaaatcaacatgttttcccttattgacactcataagttcgaaagatgaaaacttttcagcatgatattttgaatcgaaaagggtaagatcaaaatcttccactaatctcctcttccctttgttccttgaggatcttctagaccccataactactgctgtttaggaggatagtaatgagcaagagtaaatgaatcaaaaatagaatttaagggcttattagagaataccttagtgagatcttcaagagggggaaagattgttgatcttttgcttcgaaatgaggagtatttggtatgctatgaggggagaaatggaggtggagaagctttggaagagtaaagaggggaaaggagtgagttggggtcggttccaccgtcggccctagctcgggttaaaacggggcagagttgcgggcggttgcacctctggctggggctgtgcaaccgcttgcaacacgtgacagccggaggtgctacctccagctggggcggtgccaccgcctgcaggcggtgagcacttgttctgaccgcagtgtgatctgatttaagagtttttgacttgagaagaattttcattcagagcaatcaactttacttacgtaattacgtaagagttttcattttaagataagaactttttgcacgatcaagatagatcttttgacgtgcatactctcaatgtcgtacacatgtttgtgatagtttgttcaagttggtaagccttgcaagttcatgacaaacttagtcagttcatgatatagagttggattcgaaagttacgaacggatgaaatcgatgggttcgaaaatccagaggatatgtgaattgagaatcatgggtttccaattctgagaaatcaaataggattgtatctaaatcgcatttgtgattttaaatttctaatcttcatctgttatttaggctagagagcatcgcaagttctttttggatctcgggtcatgaatatcgagaatccaaggagcaggatattatttatactccagcttataattttttatgtctttacagaaaaggatgatttttaggtacccatttgcttttgggtgcctcaaaaatagatctacattgtttatcatgttgcacagaatttatcatggttcctttaggaacccaaattaatttgttccgattaattttcttgaatggacaataatgcgttttgtgtccaagtttacaacaaaagttgcatttgttttggtgtcgaacatgtaagatggggccttttatgaaggtggttggattttggtgaggacttctcacaaatccgattccacttcttttgggaacgtgacccttgtttgcaaggatcatgttcaatgacttgctatcaacctcgaatttcttcaatgtgtccttaagtagcaagttttccttttggagagtttctagatcatggcattttatgcatgaacttaaactatcatgatattcagtttttaacttatcaaaattacaagtaagactatcatgctccttttttagcaatttatattttctactaataatcttgcattaatcaa from Musa acuminata AAA Group cultivar baxijiao chromosome BXJ1-3, Cavendish_Baxijiao_AAA, whole genome shotgun sequence encodes the following:
- the LOC135623143 gene encoding probable 2-oxoglutarate-dependent dioxygenase SLC1, whose amino-acid sequence is MVAMDVVVGAGGREEETADENYVKGVRHLCESGISRVPAKYILPVPDRPQVAPHERKDNTGSNLRLPVIDVARLRTPDRGRVLECLDRACREYGFFQVVNHGMSSEALRRIMDVGRRFFGLPLEERSKYMTSDIRGPVRYGTSYNQIQDSVFCWRDFLKLSCHPLEEVLPFWPSAPMDLRDEAVSYAKQIKSLFCDIMAAVLEILGVNSGYLEEFDDGTHLVVINYYPPCPEPDLTLGMPPHSDYGFLTLLLQDDIKGLQVQLRGKWITVEPIPNSFVVNIGDHLEIFSNGRYKSVLHRVVVNSTKPRMSIASLHSLPFASVVSPSPELVDRENPRLYKDTDFAAFLDYISSHEPKRKSFLESRKLPPHEVRSKSQ